In Mycobacterium tuberculosis H37Rv, a single window of DNA contains:
- a CDS encoding coenzyme F420-dependent oxidoreductase — protein MEAGMKLGLQLGYWGAQPPQNHAELVAAAEDAGFDTVFTAEAWGSDAYTPLAWWGSSTQRVRLGTSVIQLSARTPTACAMAALTLDHLSGGRHILGLGVSGPQVVEGWYGQRFPKPLARTREYIDIVRQVWARESPVTSAGPHYRLPLTGEGTTGLGKALKPITHPLRADIPIMLGAEGPKNVALAAEICDGWLPIFYSPRMAGMYNEWLDEGFARPGARRSREDFEICATAQVVITDDRAAAFAGIKPFLALYMGGMGAEETNFHADVYRRMGYTQVVDEVTKLFRSGRKDEAAEIIPDELVDDAVIVGDIDHVRKQMAVWEAAGVTMMVVTAGSAEQVRDLAALV, from the coding sequence GTGGAGGCAGGGATGAAGCTCGGACTACAGCTGGGGTATTGGGGCGCGCAGCCGCCGCAGAACCATGCGGAACTCGTCGCCGCGGCCGAGGATGCGGGTTTTGACACGGTGTTCACCGCCGAGGCGTGGGGGTCCGACGCCTACACGCCGCTGGCCTGGTGGGGCTCGTCGACGCAACGGGTGCGGCTGGGTACGTCGGTGATCCAGCTGTCCGCGCGCACACCAACGGCCTGTGCGATGGCCGCGCTGACACTGGACCATCTGTCCGGTGGCCGGCACATTCTCGGGCTCGGCGTGTCCGGTCCGCAGGTGGTCGAGGGTTGGTACGGGCAGCGGTTTCCCAAGCCGCTGGCTCGCACCCGCGAATACATCGACATCGTGCGCCAGGTGTGGGCCCGAGAATCGCCGGTGACCAGCGCCGGGCCGCACTACCGGCTGCCACTGACGGGGGAGGGCACGACAGGTCTGGGCAAAGCGCTCAAACCCATCACCCATCCGCTGCGCGCCGACATACCAATCATGCTGGGGGCCGAGGGGCCCAAGAACGTCGCGCTGGCCGCCGAGATCTGCGATGGCTGGCTGCCCATCTTCTATTCGCCACGCATGGCCGGCATGTACAACGAATGGCTCGACGAAGGATTCGCCCGGCCCGGCGCCCGGCGTAGCCGCGAGGACTTCGAGATCTGCGCGACGGCGCAGGTGGTCATCACCGACGATCGGGCGGCCGCGTTTGCCGGAATCAAGCCGTTCCTGGCGCTCTACATGGGCGGGATGGGCGCCGAAGAGACCAACTTCCACGCCGACGTCTATCGCCGGATGGGGTACACGCAAGTGGTCGATGAGGTCACCAAGTTATTTCGGTCTGGCCGCAAGGACGAGGCCGCCGAGATCATCCCGGACGAGCTCGTCGACGACGCCGTGATCGTCGGTGACATCGACCACGTGCGTAAGCAGATGGCCGTCTGGGAGGCCGCCGGGGTCACCATGATGGTGGTGACCGCCGGCAGCGCAGAGCAGGTCCGCGACCTTGCCGCCCTGGTCTGA
- the ltp4 gene encoding lipid transfer protein (keto acyl-CoA thiolase Ltp4) yields the protein MSVRDIAVVGFAHAPHVRRTDGTTNGVEMLMPCFAQLYDELGITKADIGFWCSGSSDYLAGRAFSFISAIDSIGAVPPINESHVEMDAAWALYEAYIKLLTGEVDTALVYGFGKSSAGTLRRVLSRQTDPYTVAPLWPDSVSMAGLQARLGLDSGKWTHEQMARVAFDSFTNARRVDSVEPPITVGELLARPFFADPLRRHDIAPITDGAAAVVLAADNRARELRENPAWITGIEHRIESPALGARDITESPSTKLAAKIATGGHTGDIDVAEIHGPFTHQHLIVAEAIRIPGKTKVNPSGGPLAANPMFAAGLERIGFAAQHTWDGSARRVLAHATSGPALQQNLVAVMEGRG from the coding sequence ATGAGCGTTCGCGATATTGCCGTTGTCGGCTTCGCCCACGCCCCGCACGTGCGCCGCACCGACGGCACTACCAACGGCGTCGAGATGCTGATGCCGTGCTTCGCCCAGCTATACGACGAGCTGGGCATCACCAAGGCCGACATCGGATTCTGGTGTTCGGGTTCGTCGGATTACCTGGCTGGACGAGCATTTTCGTTCATCTCCGCGATCGACTCCATCGGAGCCGTACCGCCGATCAACGAATCGCACGTCGAGATGGACGCCGCCTGGGCACTGTATGAGGCCTACATCAAACTGCTGACCGGCGAGGTCGACACCGCGCTGGTGTACGGCTTCGGGAAGTCCTCGGCCGGAACGCTGCGCCGTGTGCTGTCCCGCCAGACCGACCCGTACACCGTCGCGCCGCTGTGGCCGGATTCGGTATCGATGGCGGGACTACAGGCGCGGTTGGGGCTGGACTCCGGCAAGTGGACCCACGAGCAGATGGCGCGAGTGGCGTTCGATTCCTTCACCAACGCTCGCCGGGTGGATTCCGTGGAGCCGCCGATCACCGTCGGGGAACTGCTGGCACGGCCGTTTTTTGCCGATCCGCTGCGGCGCCACGACATTGCGCCGATTACCGACGGTGCCGCCGCGGTCGTGCTCGCGGCCGACAACCGCGCCCGAGAACTGCGCGAAAATCCGGCGTGGATCACCGGAATCGAACATCGCATCGAGTCTCCGGCGCTGGGGGCGCGCGACATCACCGAGTCTCCGTCGACCAAACTGGCGGCCAAGATAGCCACCGGCGGACACACCGGCGACATCGACGTGGCGGAGATCCATGGGCCCTTTACCCACCAGCACCTGATCGTCGCGGAGGCCATCAGGATTCCGGGTAAGACGAAAGTGAATCCGTCCGGCGGCCCGTTGGCCGCCAACCCCATGTTCGCCGCCGGCCTTGAGCGTATCGGCTTTGCCGCACAACATACCTGGGACGGATCGGCGCGGCGCGTGCTGGCGCACGCCACCAGCGGACCGGCGCTGCAGCAAAACCTGGTCGCGGTCATGGAAGGACGGGGATAG
- the ltp3 gene encoding lipid carrier protein (keto acyl-CoA thiolase Ltp3) produces the protein MAGKLAAVLGTGQTKYVAKRQDVSMNGLVREAIDRALADSGSTFDDIDAVVVGKAPDFFEGVMMPELFMADAMGATGKPLIRVHTAGSVGGSTGVVAASLVQSGKYRRVLALAWEKQSESNAMWALSIPVPFTKPVGAGAGGYFAPHVRAYIRRSGAPAHIGAMVAVKDRLNGSRNPLAHLQQPDITLEKVMASQMLWDPIRFDETCPSSDGACAVVVGDEEIADARLAQGHPVAWIHGTALRTEPLAFAGRDQVNPQAGRDAAAALWKAAGITSPIDEIDAAEIYVPFSWFEPMWLENLGFAREGEGWKLTEAGETAIGGRLPVNPSGGVLSANPIGASGLIRFAEAAIQVMGKAEARQVPGARKALGHAYGGGSQYFSMWVVGCEKPKQAAA, from the coding sequence ATGGCCGGAAAGCTGGCCGCCGTACTCGGCACCGGGCAGACCAAGTATGTCGCCAAGCGCCAAGACGTTTCGATGAACGGTCTGGTGCGGGAGGCCATCGACCGAGCGCTGGCGGATTCCGGTTCCACCTTCGACGACATCGACGCCGTCGTGGTCGGCAAGGCGCCCGACTTCTTCGAAGGGGTGATGATGCCGGAGCTATTCATGGCCGACGCCATGGGCGCGACCGGCAAGCCGCTGATCCGGGTACACACCGCCGGTTCGGTTGGCGGATCCACCGGGGTAGTGGCTGCCAGCCTGGTGCAATCCGGCAAATACCGCCGGGTCCTGGCATTAGCCTGGGAAAAGCAGTCGGAATCCAATGCCATGTGGGCGTTGTCGATTCCTGTGCCGTTCACCAAACCGGTCGGTGCCGGTGCGGGGGGATACTTCGCCCCGCATGTCCGGGCCTATATCCGCCGCTCGGGCGCACCGGCACACATCGGTGCTATGGTTGCGGTCAAGGACCGGCTCAACGGCAGCCGCAACCCGTTGGCACATCTGCAGCAGCCCGACATCACCCTGGAGAAGGTGATGGCATCTCAGATGCTCTGGGATCCAATACGTTTCGATGAGACGTGCCCGTCGTCAGACGGTGCGTGCGCGGTTGTCGTCGGCGACGAGGAGATCGCCGACGCGCGACTGGCGCAAGGGCATCCGGTGGCCTGGATTCATGGCACCGCATTACGCACCGAGCCGCTGGCTTTCGCCGGGCGCGACCAGGTCAACCCGCAGGCCGGCCGCGACGCGGCGGCGGCGCTGTGGAAGGCCGCGGGCATCACCAGCCCCATCGACGAAATCGACGCCGCCGAAATTTACGTCCCGTTCTCCTGGTTCGAGCCGATGTGGTTGGAGAATCTGGGATTTGCCCGCGAGGGCGAGGGCTGGAAGCTCACCGAGGCCGGCGAGACTGCGATCGGCGGTCGACTACCGGTGAACCCTTCCGGCGGCGTGCTGTCCGCCAATCCGATCGGCGCATCGGGCCTGATCCGCTTCGCCGAGGCCGCGATCCAAGTCATGGGCAAGGCGGAGGCGCGTCAAGTTCCGGGTGCGCGAAAGGCCTTGGGGCACGCTTACGGTGGCGGCTCGCAGTACTTCTCTATGTGGGTGGTCGGCTGCGAGAAACCCAAACAGGCAGCCGCATAA